In Campylobacter sp. RM16189, a genomic segment contains:
- a CDS encoding Tat pathway signal protein — protein sequence MEGLRREFLKKSLKMGAVGAGVVATSVATASTGGSLKSDSNGVVVGKSNKKEVLYKTSKEWEYYYKIAY from the coding sequence ATGGAGGGATTAAGACGAGAATTTCTTAAAAAATCCCTAAAGATGGGGGCTGTTGGAGCAGGTGTAGTTGCTACTTCAGTTGCTACCGCTAGTACCGGTGGTAGTCTAAAATCAGACTCCAATGGTGTAGTTGTAGGAAAATCAAATAAAAAAGAGGTGCTCTATAAAACGAGCAAAGAGTGGGAATATTACTATAAGATCGCTTATTAA
- a CDS encoding 4Fe-4S dicluster domain-containing protein, whose product MKEFGFYNDFDDTIMLNEQIDISKEGEYLVSNSPKLKANIVANEINFYLKNSEDSVLDKAKNTLLLYEARANAFDLARDVDHEKTVGKNVVLVSNIGRENLANLLKENGFKVIELTHFEVKFLYGAAGELSVIVLRANDEFEIDCDFLLVENARDYMLKQSGCYEIANMSDEDALNLLNEKSPSFKYKTHISYDSTICQYHERRQEICGRCAEVCPTVAILKEDETKHLVFSHIDCLGCGGCISVCPSGALDYSHMPRNSFVDTAKMYKGKIPLIIPKKMNLEKLSLKLPQNVLPFAIEGEKWLHESHFMTLLQESGSSVIFYTDFASKGTKDAILIVNQIYNIKFNRQAIEVAMNESELKDALQRASLIDGSQHSMSEYAMPKREIFAKRLEWFVGDENLGVVKTGENISYGTVEINRDSCTLCLSCVGACNVSALVADSKTNSIMFNPSICTNCGYCELSCAEEDTIVLKRGQIELKPEYFVYNELAKDELFACIECGKEFATKKAVEKIAAIMSPKFANDPVKLKTLYCCSDCKAKVMVKAQIEAMHKDILNG is encoded by the coding sequence ATGAAAGAATTTGGCTTTTATAACGATTTTGACGATACCATTATGCTAAATGAGCAGATTGATATCTCAAAAGAGGGCGAATACCTTGTGTCAAATTCGCCAAAACTAAAGGCAAATATAGTAGCTAACGAGATAAATTTTTACTTAAAAAATAGCGAAGATAGCGTGCTTGATAAGGCTAAAAATACGCTTTTACTATATGAGGCCAGAGCAAATGCATTTGATCTGGCAAGAGATGTGGATCATGAAAAAACCGTCGGTAAAAACGTAGTATTAGTAAGCAACATAGGACGTGAAAATTTAGCTAATCTACTTAAAGAAAACGGATTTAAAGTTATTGAGCTTACTCACTTTGAAGTAAAATTTTTATATGGTGCAGCTGGCGAACTAAGCGTCATAGTGCTTCGCGCAAACGATGAATTCGAGATAGATTGCGACTTTTTACTCGTTGAAAACGCAAGAGATTATATGTTAAAACAGAGTGGCTGTTATGAAATAGCTAATATGAGCGATGAGGATGCTTTAAATTTACTAAACGAAAAAAGTCCAAGTTTTAAATACAAAACCCATATAAGCTATGACTCCACAATCTGTCAATACCATGAGCGCAGACAAGAAATTTGCGGCAGATGTGCAGAAGTATGCCCTACGGTAGCGATACTAAAAGAAGATGAGACAAAACACCTTGTATTCTCTCATATAGACTGTTTGGGCTGTGGGGGATGTATTAGCGTATGCCCTAGCGGAGCGCTTGATTATTCGCATATGCCTAGAAATTCGTTTGTAGATACCGCAAAGATGTACAAAGGTAAAATTCCGCTTATAATTCCAAAGAAAATGAATTTAGAAAAATTAAGTCTAAAGCTACCTCAAAATGTGCTTCCATTTGCAATAGAGGGAGAAAAATGGCTTCATGAATCTCACTTTATGACTCTTTTGCAAGAGAGTGGCTCTAGCGTGATCTTTTATACGGACTTTGCAAGTAAAGGCACAAAAGATGCAATCTTAATCGTCAATCAAATTTATAACATCAAATTTAACCGCCAGGCAATTGAGGTAGCGATGAATGAAAGCGAACTAAAAGATGCTTTACAAAGAGCCTCTTTAATAGATGGCTCGCAGCATTCAATGAGTGAATACGCTATGCCTAAGCGCGAAATTTTCGCAAAACGCTTAGAGTGGTTTGTCGGAGACGAAAACCTAGGAGTAGTAAAAACTGGAGAAAATATCAGCTACGGAACAGTAGAGATAAACCGCGACAGCTGTACTCTATGCCTAAGCTGTGTCGGAGCGTGTAACGTAAGCGCCTTAGTAGCAGATAGTAAAACAAACTCGATAATGTTTAACCCAAGCATCTGCACCAACTGCGGATATTGCGAGTTAAGTTGTGCGGAGGAAGATACGATAGTATTAAAACGAGGTCAAATAGAACTTAAGCCTGAATACTTCGTATACAACGAACTTGCAAAAGATGAATTGTTCGCATGTATAGAGTGTGGCAAAGAATTTGCAACCAAAAAGGCTGTCGAAAAAATCGCTGCGATTATGTCGCCTAAATTTGCAAACGATCCGGTTAAGCTAAAAACTCTATATTGCTGCTCCGATTGCAAGGCAAAAGTAATGGTAAAAGCACAAATCGAAGCTATGCACAAGGATATATTAAATGGATAA
- a CDS encoding formate dehydrogenase-specific chaperone translates to MDKNITKARAYLYEFLSFPLFFHENDEKFKIWKSQLEYLAQNPLTQEMDQAFKNLQAFDFDAFLKEQNEVLFDLAYSNIPLNASFYEDGRDDGAARLRTIECLKLSPYRRNSEICKDSEDFIGFVFLIMATFLNDEINGANNISEKLFKEVVNNFADEFASLLQKHKSANFFNSYAKLVEILIQIDRVLLAVEAPVKPEGDSVAVASMKKEPFQSKMPTAKTKLRWEEFTPVIQDEA, encoded by the coding sequence ATGGATAAAAATATAACAAAAGCGCGCGCATACCTTTATGAATTTTTATCGTTTCCTTTATTTTTTCATGAAAATGATGAGAAATTTAAAATATGGAAGAGTCAACTTGAGTATTTAGCGCAAAATCCATTAACACAAGAGATGGATCAGGCGTTTAAAAATTTACAAGCATTTGATTTTGATGCTTTTTTAAAAGAACAAAACGAGGTTTTATTTGATCTCGCCTACTCAAACATACCTCTTAACGCCTCATTTTACGAGGACGGAAGAGATGATGGAGCGGCCAGGCTTAGAACTATAGAGTGCCTGAAACTCAGTCCTTATCGCCGCAATAGTGAGATTTGCAAAGATAGTGAAGATTTTATTGGATTTGTATTTCTCATTATGGCTACATTTTTAAACGACGAGATTAACGGCGCAAACAACATTAGCGAAAAACTATTTAAAGAGGTTGTAAATAACTTTGCAGATGAGTTTGCTTCACTTTTGCAAAAGCATAAAAGTGCAAATTTTTTCAACTCTTACGCTAAGCTAGTGGAGATTTTAATACAAATCGATAGAGTTTTATTGGCAGTTGAAGCGCCTGTTAAACCCGAAGGCGATAGTGTTGCCGTAGCATCTATGAAAAAAGAGCCGTTCCAAAGCAAGATGCCGACAGCAAAAACAAAGCTTAGATGGGAAGAGTTTACTCCTGTTATTCAAGATGAGGCTTAA
- a CDS encoding NAD(P)H-dependent oxidoreductase, producing the protein MKTVVIMSHPYYKNSRINKALFEVAKSINNVEARHLEELYGHDASKIDVMAEQKILESADKIVFQFPMFWLNVPAMLKAYMDEVFTYGWAYGSTGDKLKNKDFYVAVSLGSSESEYSKEGKIKFSLDEILIPIKITAGYCGMNFKGIFVSGGVYRMNDDDITNCSQRYIELLKGK; encoded by the coding sequence ATGAAAACCGTTGTGATTATGTCGCATCCGTATTATAAAAATTCTAGGATAAATAAGGCTCTTTTTGAAGTAGCCAAAAGCATTAATAATGTAGAAGCAAGGCATCTAGAAGAGCTTTATGGGCATGATGCAAGCAAAATTGATGTGATGGCCGAGCAAAAGATCCTTGAAAGTGCCGATAAAATAGTATTTCAATTTCCGATGTTTTGGTTAAATGTCCCTGCTATGCTAAAAGCATATATGGATGAAGTTTTTACTTATGGCTGGGCTTATGGAAGCACCGGAGACAAGCTTAAAAATAAAGATTTTTACGTAGCTGTTAGTCTTGGAAGTTCCGAGTCTGAATATTCAAAAGAGGGCAAAATAAAGTTTAGTTTGGATGAAATTTTAATTCCTATTAAGATAACTGCAGGCTATTGTGGCATGAATTTTAAGGGCATATTTGTAAGTGGTGGAGTTTATCGTATGAATGACGATGACATTACAAATTGCTCTCAAAGATATATTGAACTACTTAAAGGCAAGTAA
- the selB gene encoding selenocysteine-specific translation elongation factor: protein MNSLIIGTAGHIDHGKTALIKELNGFEGDGLEEEKKRGITIDLSFSNLSRGDSNIAFIDVPGHESLVKTMISGAYGFDACLFVVAADDGLMPQSLEHLQILNLLSVKSLIVAITKSDLVSKELLDQRENEIREAIKSYQNLEILEIFRVSIKDKSSIDELRNYLFTLQAKKLSEDGVFRYYIDRVFSVKGIGNVVTGTVIEGSVRKNERLFNYGANKEVQVRSVQIHDRFVDMAHQSNRVALNLTGIELSELKKGQLLSKKGFFRGFKEADCIVIAKNLIHNESVTFCVGARSISAKVLILTQKNDNYFVTFKFDKDMFLKFDEPFVLIANSRVIGGGRVLNPINEPLKKQLKIEFLNFLLKKDFVNAFNILKNSHKNGFGIISSYQRFGLNHEEALKVARQIPNSYVDENALNIYDLSAIDRVKAVIKFMIEKNQYAIFSATSVALKLNWASEELCQRAIDELKSANLIAQNDGVYTKIGIDITELKVKIEERIYKILESANLAPDAPYNIYDELEIDRITGDNALKKLTGISRVVRLAHNLFVTTKALNEACKRLREIIKKEGFVNVINAKEHLNLSRKYVIAYLEYLDTMPDIIKKGNDRVIKK, encoded by the coding sequence ATGAATAGCTTGATAATAGGAACAGCCGGGCATATAGATCATGGTAAGACAGCCCTTATAAAGGAGCTAAACGGCTTTGAAGGAGATGGACTTGAAGAGGAGAAGAAGCGTGGCATCACGATAGATCTTAGCTTCTCAAATTTAAGCAGAGGCGATTCAAATATCGCTTTTATCGATGTGCCTGGTCATGAAAGCTTGGTTAAAACCATGATAAGTGGCGCATATGGATTTGATGCATGTTTATTTGTTGTAGCGGCGGATGACGGACTTATGCCTCAAAGCTTAGAGCATTTACAAATTTTAAATTTACTTAGCGTAAAGTCTTTGATAGTCGCGATAACAAAGAGTGATTTGGTTTCTAAAGAGCTTTTAGACCAAAGAGAGAATGAGATAAGAGAGGCTATAAAAAGCTATCAAAATCTTGAAATTTTAGAAATTTTTAGAGTCAGTATAAAAGATAAATCCAGTATTGACGAGCTTAGAAACTATCTTTTTACTTTACAAGCCAAAAAACTTAGCGAAGATGGTGTTTTTCGCTACTACATAGATAGGGTATTTAGTGTAAAGGGTATCGGAAATGTCGTAACCGGAACCGTGATAGAAGGAAGTGTTAGGAAAAACGAGAGGTTATTTAACTACGGTGCAAACAAAGAGGTGCAGGTTAGAAGCGTTCAGATCCACGATCGTTTCGTAGATATGGCTCATCAAAGCAACCGTGTGGCATTAAATTTAACCGGAATTGAACTAAGCGAGCTTAAAAAGGGTCAGTTGCTAAGTAAAAAGGGATTTTTTAGAGGCTTTAAAGAAGCTGATTGTATAGTAATTGCAAAAAATTTAATACATAATGAAAGCGTTACTTTTTGCGTGGGAGCTAGATCAATTAGTGCTAAAGTGCTGATTTTAACTCAGAAAAACGATAACTATTTCGTGACATTTAAATTTGATAAGGATATGTTTTTAAAATTTGATGAACCTTTTGTTTTGATAGCCAATTCTCGTGTGATAGGCGGCGGAAGGGTCTTAAATCCGATAAACGAACCGCTTAAAAAACAATTGAAAATCGAGTTTTTAAATTTCTTGCTCAAAAAGGACTTTGTAAACGCATTTAATATACTTAAAAATTCGCATAAAAATGGCTTTGGTATCATATCTTCGTATCAAAGATTCGGTCTTAATCATGAAGAGGCTTTAAAAGTAGCAAGGCAAATTCCAAATTCATACGTAGATGAAAACGCTCTAAACATCTATGATTTAAGTGCCATAGATAGGGTAAAAGCAGTAATAAAATTTATGATAGAAAAAAATCAATATGCGATATTTTCAGCTACATCAGTGGCTTTAAAGCTAAATTGGGCAAGCGAGGAGCTGTGCCAAAGGGCTATAGATGAGCTAAAAAGTGCGAATCTGATAGCTCAAAATGATGGCGTATATACAAAGATAGGCATTGATATAACGGAACTAAAGGTAAAGATAGAGGAGAGAATTTATAAAATTTTAGAGAGTGCAAATTTGGCTCCAGATGCACCTTATAATATCTATGATGAGCTTGAGATAGATAGGATCACAGGAGATAATGCGCTTAAAAAACTAACCGGAATAAGCCGAGTGGTAAGGCTGGCGCACAATCTTTTTGTAACTACAAAAGCTTTAAACGAGGCTTGCAAAAGACTAAGAGAGATCATCAAAAAAGAGGGTTTTGTAAATGTGATAAATGCAAAAGAACATCTAAATTTGAGCAGAAAATATGTAATAGCCTATCTTGAATATTTAGATACTATGCCGGATATTATTAAAAAGGGTAACGATAGAGTTATCAAAAAGTGA
- the upp gene encoding uracil phosphoribosyltransferase, producing MKNIKLISHPLIEHKLAILRDKSTEPFQFRMLVDEISYLMIFEATRDLKLRDVTVATPVANTTAKKLATKIMICPILRAALGMLDSVFKIIPDASVGFLGFQRNEKTAEAEFFYAKLPQDATNRTAIIIDPMFATGGTAIDAVKFLKQNGVKNIKFISIIAAPEGLKRFSEIYPEIEVYTAAIDEKLNEKNYIVPGLGDAGDRVFNTL from the coding sequence ATGAAAAACATCAAATTGATTTCTCATCCCTTAATAGAGCACAAATTGGCGATTTTAAGGGATAAAAGCACAGAGCCTTTTCAGTTTAGAATGCTAGTTGACGAGATAAGCTATTTGATGATTTTTGAAGCGACCAGAGATCTAAAGTTGCGCGATGTAACTGTAGCAACTCCGGTTGCAAATACTACAGCTAAAAAACTAGCTACTAAAATTATGATATGCCCTATTTTAAGGGCGGCTCTTGGTATGCTTGATAGCGTATTTAAGATAATTCCGGATGCTAGTGTGGGATTTTTGGGCTTTCAAAGAAACGAAAAGACAGCCGAAGCCGAGTTTTTTTATGCCAAACTCCCTCAAGATGCCACAAATAGAACCGCTATTATAATTGATCCTATGTTTGCTACCGGTGGAACTGCGATAGATGCGGTTAAATTTCTAAAACAAAACGGAGTAAAAAATATCAAATTTATATCTATTATCGCAGCTCCTGAGGGTCTAAAGAGATTTAGCGAAATTTATCCAGAAATAGAGGTTTATACGGCGGCAATAGATGAGAAGCTTAATGAGAAAAACTATATAGTCCCTGGTCTTGGCGATGCGGGCGATAGAGTTTTTAATACACTATAA
- a CDS encoding MqnA/MqnD/SBP family protein has translation MIFGKIDYLNLLPFHIFLKRYTLTSYSKKTIEFKKGVPSKLNKDLRARRIDAAVVSSVESFKKRYKKLNFGIVAKDEVKSVLVRKNSISKSDPASASSNLLAKILDIKGEIIIGDRALKAYLNEGRDKFYDLAQEWKERTNLPFVFGRFSCTKDYQLYKNLSRNFLKQNIKIPNYILKQYADSRGVKGEDIRWYLKFISYKIDKKEQKALKIFSKEARLLKFKRQIA, from the coding sequence TTGATATTTGGCAAGATAGATTATCTTAACTTACTTCCTTTTCATATATTTTTAAAACGCTACACTTTAACAAGTTACTCTAAAAAAACAATTGAGTTTAAAAAGGGTGTTCCAAGTAAGCTAAATAAAGACTTGCGTGCACGCCGTATAGATGCTGCCGTGGTTTCTAGCGTGGAGAGCTTTAAAAAGCGATATAAAAAGCTAAATTTTGGAATTGTTGCAAAAGACGAGGTAAAAAGCGTATTAGTTCGTAAAAACTCTATTTCAAAGTCTGATCCCGCTTCTGCTTCATCAAATTTGTTGGCTAAAATTTTAGATATAAAAGGCGAAATTATTATAGGAGATAGAGCGTTAAAAGCATATCTTAATGAAGGTAGAGATAAATTTTACGATTTGGCTCAAGAGTGGAAAGAGCGCACAAATTTACCATTTGTTTTTGGTCGATTTTCTTGCACAAAAGATTATCAACTCTATAAAAACTTATCTCGAAATTTTCTAAAACAAAACATCAAAATACCAAACTATATATTAAAGCAGTATGCTGATAGCAGAGGCGTTAAAGGCGAAGATATCAGATGGTATTTGAAATTTATAAGCTACAAGATAGATAAAAAAGAGCAAAAAGCACTTAAAATATTTTCTAAAGAGGCTAGATTACTCAAATTTAAGCGCCAAATCGCTTAA
- the selA gene encoding L-seryl-tRNA(Sec) selenium transferase encodes MSKFKKLPQIDKILKCPEFKDKISSFVTEFARDEIEFQRAQISLGKPCAEFEKIIKNILKRYEKFQRSSLQKVINATGVIVHTNLGRSVIDQEILNRAKDIICSYSNLEYSLDKGARSNRYDYVGSLLANLFGFEDAIVVNNNASAVFLVLNTFAKNGEAIISRGELVEIGGSFRVPEVMLNSGAILKEIGTTNKTNIDDYKSAISENSKMILKVHRSNFDIVGFSEEVDMSELSNLAKKHEILDYYDLGSGYIGSLPYGLEHGEISLASLAKNGVSLVSFSGDKLFGSVQCGIILGKKDLIEKLKKNQLLRMLRVDKVIISILSESVKAYINREFELVTTLKHLYKSIDELKELANKINSNLKSQLKVVDTKTFVGGGTMPNKAIPSVALALGGDANLNELKFREKNVIGRIENGEFLLDLRSVLDSDLKELIKVINEIGEANE; translated from the coding sequence ATGAGCAAATTTAAGAAACTTCCGCAGATTGATAAGATATTAAAATGTCCAGAGTTTAAAGATAAAATTTCGTCTTTTGTAACCGAGTTTGCAAGAGATGAGATAGAGTTTCAAAGAGCTCAAATTTCACTTGGCAAACCATGCGCCGAATTTGAAAAAATTATAAAAAATATCCTAAAAAGATATGAAAAATTTCAAAGATCATCACTTCAAAAAGTGATAAATGCAACCGGTGTCATAGTGCATACAAACCTTGGAAGAAGCGTTATAGACCAAGAAATTTTAAATAGAGCCAAAGATATTATCTGCTCATATTCAAATTTAGAATATAGCCTTGATAAAGGTGCTAGATCTAATCGTTATGACTATGTCGGATCACTTTTGGCAAATTTATTTGGTTTTGAAGATGCTATTGTAGTAAATAATAACGCAAGTGCTGTATTTTTGGTGCTAAATACCTTTGCAAAAAACGGCGAAGCCATTATCAGTAGAGGTGAACTGGTCGAAATCGGAGGCAGTTTTAGAGTACCTGAAGTGATGTTAAATTCAGGAGCAATTTTAAAAGAAATAGGCACTACTAACAAAACAAATATAGATGATTATAAGAGTGCTATTAGTGAAAATTCCAAAATGATTTTAAAAGTGCATCGCTCAAATTTTGATATTGTAGGTTTTAGCGAAGAAGTAGATATGAGCGAGCTTTCAAATTTGGCTAAAAAACATGAGATATTGGATTATTACGATCTTGGAAGCGGATATATAGGTAGTTTGCCTTATGGGCTTGAGCATGGAGAGATTAGTTTGGCAAGCCTGGCTAAAAATGGAGTCTCGCTTGTTAGCTTTAGTGGGGATAAGCTATTTGGCTCTGTGCAGTGCGGAATAATTTTAGGCAAAAAAGATCTGATAGAAAAGCTTAAGAAAAACCAACTTTTACGCATGCTTCGCGTAGATAAGGTTATAATTTCGATTTTAAGCGAGAGTGTAAAGGCGTATATAAACCGTGAATTTGAGCTTGTAACCACTTTAAAACATCTTTATAAAAGTATTGACGAGCTTAAAGAGTTGGCAAATAAAATCAACTCAAATTTAAAATCCCAGCTAAAAGTAGTAGACACTAAGACCTTTGTAGGCGGAGGAACTATGCCAAATAAGGCTATTCCTAGCGTGGCTTTAGCTTTAGGTGGTGATGCAAATTTAAATGAATTGAAATTTAGAGAGAAAAATGTGATCGGTCGCATCGAAAATGGAGAATTTTTACTTGATTTAAGAAGTGTTTTGGATAGTGATTTAAAGGAGCTCATAAAAGTAATAAACGAGATAGGAGAAGCGAATGAATAG
- a CDS encoding thioredoxin fold domain-containing protein gives MKKIVVTSLVAASAVFGASDDQIKDFYNAMIGGKQGVSITVSDRQKVSDKSDIEVVTVTISDGKNSQHDVVFTKGDFLFPEIFDLKEHKSYSRDFQQKITVKNLAAVYNKEDKKNIISLGNDSKKPTIVVFSDPECPYCRAELDKIEGTLKESNVQIILTPVHDTTALQKSFLVYKDTAAAKSDSEKIKALRKYFAPDYTVDQKAVSEDDVKKMDELRTKYLAAGVRSVPFIINLEDLKK, from the coding sequence ATGAAAAAAATTGTTGTAACTTCTTTGGTTGCTGCTAGTGCGGTTTTTGGTGCGAGCGATGATCAGATAAAGGATTTTTATAACGCTATGATAGGCGGAAAACAAGGCGTAAGTATTACAGTAAGCGATCGCCAAAAAGTATCTGATAAATCAGATATAGAGGTAGTTACCGTAACTATAAGTGATGGCAAAAACTCTCAGCATGATGTAGTATTTACAAAAGGTGATTTTTTATTTCCTGAAATTTTCGATCTAAAAGAGCACAAATCATACTCTAGAGATTTCCAACAAAAGATAACTGTTAAAAATTTAGCCGCAGTTTATAATAAAGAGGATAAGAAAAATATCATCTCCTTAGGAAATGACAGCAAAAAGCCTACTATAGTAGTTTTTTCGGATCCAGAGTGTCCATACTGTAGGGCCGAACTTGATAAGATAGAGGGTACTTTAAAAGAGTCTAATGTGCAAATCATACTAACTCCAGTGCATGATACAACAGCTCTTCAAAAGAGTTTCTTGGTATATAAAGATACGGCAGCCGCAAAGAGCGATAGTGAAAAGATAAAGGCTCTAAGAAAATACTTTGCGCCTGATTATACGGTAGATCAAAAAGCTGTAAGCGAGGATGATGTTAAAAAAATGGATGAGCTTCGCACTAAATATCTTGCTGCAGGTGTTAGAAGCGTACCGTTCATAATCAATCTGGAAGATCTTAAAAAATAA